A region of Leclercia adecarboxylata DNA encodes the following proteins:
- the parC gene encoding DNA topoisomerase IV subunit A, translating to MSDMAERLALHEFTENAYLNYSMYVIMDRALPFIGDGLKPVQRRIVYAMSELGLNASAKFKKSARTVGDVLGKYHPHGDSACYEAMVLMAQPFSYRYPLVDGQGNWGAPDDPKSFAAMRYTESRLSKYAELLLSELGQGTAEWVPNFDGTMQEPKMLPARLPNILLNGTTGIAVGMATDIPPHNLREVAKAAIALIEQPKTSLDELLDIVQGPDFPTEAEIITSRAEIRKIYQNGRGSVRMRAVWTKEDGAVVITALPHQVSGAKVLEQIATQMRNKKLPMVDDLRDESDHENPTRLVIVPRSNRVDMEPVMNHLFATTDLEKSYRINLNMIGLDGRPAVKNLLEILTEWLTFRRDTVRRRLNHRLEKVLKRLHILEGLLVAFLNIDEVIEIIRTEDEPKPALMSRFGISETQAEAILELKLRHLAKLEEMKIRGEQNELEKERDQLQAILASERKMNTLLKKELQADADAFGDDRRSPLHEREEAKAMSEHDMQPSEPVTIVLSQSGWVRSAKGHDIDAPGLSYKAGDSFKAAVKGKSNQPVAFIDTTGRSYAIDPITLPSARGQGEPLTGKLTLPPGATVEHMLMEGDEQKLLLASDAGYGFICTFNDLISRNRAGKALISLPDNARVMPPLVIENESDMLLAITAAGRMLMFPLSDLPQLSKGKGNKIINISAADAAAGEDSLAHLFILPPQSTLTIHVGKRKIKLRPEELQKVVGERGRRGSLMRGLQRIDRVEIDSPNRGNADDTAE from the coding sequence ATGAGCGATATGGCAGAGCGCCTCGCGCTACATGAATTTACGGAAAACGCCTACCTGAACTACTCCATGTACGTCATCATGGACAGGGCGTTGCCGTTTATTGGAGATGGCCTGAAACCCGTTCAGCGCCGCATCGTTTATGCGATGTCTGAGCTGGGCCTGAACGCCAGCGCCAAGTTTAAAAAATCCGCCCGTACCGTGGGTGACGTTCTGGGTAAATACCATCCGCACGGCGACAGCGCCTGTTATGAAGCGATGGTGCTGATGGCCCAGCCGTTCTCCTACCGTTACCCGCTGGTCGACGGCCAGGGGAACTGGGGCGCGCCGGACGATCCGAAGTCGTTCGCGGCGATGCGTTACACCGAATCCCGTCTCTCTAAATATGCCGAACTGCTGCTCAGCGAGCTGGGCCAGGGCACCGCGGAGTGGGTACCGAACTTCGACGGTACGATGCAGGAGCCGAAGATGCTGCCTGCGCGTCTGCCGAACATTCTGCTGAACGGCACCACCGGCATCGCCGTCGGGATGGCGACGGATATCCCGCCGCACAACCTGCGTGAAGTGGCGAAAGCGGCGATCGCCCTGATTGAACAGCCGAAGACCTCGCTGGACGAGCTGCTGGATATCGTACAGGGGCCGGACTTCCCGACCGAAGCGGAGATCATCACCTCCCGCGCGGAAATCCGCAAAATCTACCAGAACGGTCGCGGCTCCGTGCGCATGCGCGCGGTGTGGACCAAAGAGGACGGCGCCGTGGTCATCACCGCGCTGCCGCACCAGGTCTCGGGCGCGAAAGTGCTGGAGCAGATCGCGACCCAGATGCGCAACAAAAAGCTGCCGATGGTCGATGACCTGCGCGACGAATCCGACCACGAGAACCCGACCCGTCTGGTGATCGTGCCGCGCTCCAACCGCGTGGACATGGAGCCGGTGATGAACCACCTGTTCGCCACCACCGATCTGGAAAAAAGCTACCGTATCAACCTGAACATGATTGGCCTCGACGGCCGTCCGGCGGTGAAAAACCTGCTGGAGATCCTCACCGAGTGGCTGACGTTCCGCCGCGATACGGTGCGCCGCCGACTGAATCACCGTCTGGAGAAAGTGCTTAAGCGCCTGCATATCCTTGAAGGTTTGCTGGTGGCGTTCCTCAATATCGACGAAGTGATTGAGATCATTCGCACCGAGGACGAGCCGAAGCCGGCCCTGATGTCGCGCTTTGGCATCAGCGAAACCCAGGCCGAAGCGATCCTCGAGCTGAAACTGCGCCATCTCGCCAAACTGGAAGAGATGAAGATCCGCGGTGAGCAGAACGAGCTGGAAAAAGAGCGCGATCAGCTCCAGGCGATCCTCGCCTCCGAGCGCAAGATGAACACCCTGCTGAAGAAAGAGCTGCAGGCCGATGCCGACGCCTTCGGCGACGATCGCCGTTCACCGCTGCACGAGCGCGAAGAAGCCAAAGCGATGAGCGAGCATGACATGCAGCCGTCCGAGCCGGTGACCATTGTGCTGTCACAGAGCGGCTGGGTGCGCAGCGCCAAAGGTCACGACATCGACGCGCCGGGCTTGAGTTATAAAGCGGGCGACAGCTTCAAAGCCGCGGTGAAGGGCAAGAGCAACCAGCCGGTGGCCTTTATCGATACCACCGGGCGCAGCTATGCCATCGATCCTATTACCCTGCCGTCTGCGCGCGGGCAGGGCGAGCCGCTCACCGGCAAGCTGACGCTGCCGCCGGGGGCGACCGTCGAACATATGCTGATGGAAGGCGATGAGCAGAAGCTGCTGCTGGCCTCCGATGCGGGTTACGGCTTCATCTGTACCTTTAACGATCTGATCTCGCGTAACCGTGCGGGCAAGGCGTTGATCAGCCTGCCGGACAATGCCCGGGTCATGCCGCCGCTGGTGATTGAAAACGAGAGCGACATGCTGCTGGCGATCACCGCTGCCGGCCGCATGCTGATGTTCCCGCTCAGCGATCTGCCGCAGCTGTCGAAAGGCAAAGGCAATAAGATTATCAACATCTCCGCGGCGGATGCGGCAGCGGGAGAGGACAGCCTGGCGCACCTCTTTATTCTGCCACCGCAGAGCACGTTGACCATCCATGTGGGTAAACGCAAAATCAAACTGCGTCCGGAAGAGCTGCAGAAAGTGGTGGGCGAACGTGGTCGCAGGGGATCGCTGATGCGTGGCCTGCAGCGTATTGACCGCGTGGAGATCGACTCTCCGAACCGTGGTAACGCGGACGACACCGCAGAGTAA
- a CDS encoding YgiW/YdeI family stress tolerance OB fold protein: MKKFAAIAAIMMITTAPVFAAQGGFNGPSATATQTQTQQGGFVDNDANLTTAQKVKDMKDDSWVKLRGNITERLSDDRYTFRDESGTVNVEIDNKHWNGQTITPQDKVELQGKVDKEWNDFEIDVKQVIKLNK; encoded by the coding sequence ATGAAAAAATTCGCTGCTATTGCTGCCATCATGATGATCACCACCGCGCCGGTTTTTGCGGCGCAGGGCGGGTTTAACGGCCCATCCGCAACGGCAACCCAGACGCAAACCCAGCAGGGTGGTTTTGTCGATAATGACGCCAACCTCACCACGGCGCAGAAGGTCAAGGATATGAAGGACGACAGCTGGGTGAAACTGCGCGGAAACATCACCGAGCGGCTGTCTGATGACCGCTACACCTTCCGCGATGAGAGCGGCACGGTAAACGTGGAGATCGACAACAAGCACTGGAACGGCCAGACCATTACCCCGCAGGATAAGGTTGAACTGCAGGGCAAAGTGGATAAAGAGTGGAACGATTTCGAAATCGACGTGAAACAGGTTATCAAGCTGAATAAATAA
- the qseB gene encoding quorum sensing response regulator transcription factor QseB, protein MRILLVEDDKLIGDGIKAGLTKMGFSLDWFTDGDTGRAALYSAPYDAVVLDLTLPGLDGLQILREWREKGRSEPVLILTARDALDQRVEGLRLGADDYLCKPFALIEVAARLEALVRRSHGQAHSELRHGGVTLDPSRLVAALNGDTLVLKPKEFALLELLMRNAGRVLPRKLIEEKLYTWDDDVSSNAVEVHVHHLRRKLGSDFIRTVHGIGYTLGDA, encoded by the coding sequence ATGCGCATTTTACTGGTAGAAGACGACAAACTGATTGGCGATGGCATCAAGGCCGGGCTGACGAAAATGGGCTTCAGCCTGGACTGGTTCACCGACGGTGACACTGGCCGCGCGGCGCTCTACAGCGCCCCCTATGACGCGGTGGTGCTCGACCTGACGCTGCCGGGTCTTGACGGGCTGCAGATCCTGCGCGAGTGGCGGGAAAAGGGGCGCAGCGAGCCGGTGCTGATTTTAACCGCGCGGGATGCCCTCGACCAGCGCGTCGAGGGGCTGCGTCTCGGGGCCGATGATTATCTCTGTAAACCCTTTGCCCTGATCGAGGTGGCCGCCCGCCTCGAAGCGCTGGTGCGCCGTAGCCACGGGCAGGCGCACAGCGAACTGCGCCACGGCGGCGTGACGCTCGATCCCTCCCGTCTGGTGGCTGCGCTCAATGGCGACACCCTGGTGCTGAAACCGAAAGAGTTCGCCCTGCTGGAGCTGTTAATGCGCAACGCTGGCCGCGTGCTGCCGCGCAAACTGATTGAAGAGAAGCTCTATACCTGGGATGACGACGTCTCTAGTAACGCCGTGGAAGTCCACGTTCACCATCTGCGCCGCAAGCTCGGCAGCGACTTTATCCGCACCGTGCACGGCATCGGTTATACCCTGGGTGATGCATGA